A window of the Microtus pennsylvanicus isolate mMicPen1 chromosome 4, mMicPen1.hap1, whole genome shotgun sequence genome harbors these coding sequences:
- the Aqp4 gene encoding aquaporin-4 isoform X2, whose protein sequence is MVAFKGVWTQTFWKAVAAEFLAMLIFVLLSLGSTINWGGSENPLPVDMVLISLCFGLSIATMVQCFGHISGGHINPAVTVAMVCTRKISIAKSVFYIAAQCLGAIIGAGILYLVTPPNVVGGLGVTTVHGNLTAGHGLLVELIITFQLVFTIFASCDSKRTDVTGSIALAIGFSVAIGHLFAINYTGASMNPARSFGPAVIMGNWENHWIYWVGPIIGAVLAGALYEYVFCPDVELKRRLKEAFSKAAQQTKGSYMEVEDNRSQVETEDLILKPGLVHVIDIDRGEEKKGKDPSGEVLSSV, encoded by the exons ATGGTGGCTTTCAAAGGGGTCTGGACTCAAACTTTCTGGAAGGCGGTCGCAGCAGAATTTCTCGCCATGCTTATCTTCGTCTTGCTCAGCCTGGGATCCACCATCAACTGGGGCGGGTCAGAGAACCCCTTACCTGTGGACATGGTCCTCATCTCCCTTTGCTTTGGACTCAGCATTGCTACCATGGTGCAGTGCTTTGGCCACATCAGTGGTGGCCACATCAACCCCGCTGTGACAGTGGCCATGGTATGCACGAGGAAGATCAGTATTGCCAAGTCGGTCTTCTACATTGCTGCACAGTGCCTGGGGGCCATCATTGGAGCCGGAATCCTCTACCTGGTCACACCTCCCAACGTGGTGGGAGGCTTGGGAGTCACCACG gtTCATGGAAACCTTACTGCTGGCCACGGGCTCCTGGTGGAGTTGATAATCACATTCCAGTTGGTGTTCACTATTTTCGCCAGCTGTGATTCCAAACGGACTGATGTCACCGGTTCAATAGCTTTAGCAATTGGATTCTCCGTCGCAATTGGACATTTGTTTGCA ATCAATTATACCGGGGCCAGCATGAACCCAGCCCGATCTTTTGGACCTGCCGTTATCATGGGAAACTGGGAAAACCACTGG ATATACTGGGTTGGACCAATAATAGGCGCTGTGCTCGCGGGTGCCCTTTACGAGTATGTCTTCTGCCCTGACGTGGAGCTCAAACGGCGCCTTAAGGAAGCCTTCAGCAAAGCTGCACAGCAGACCAAAGGAAGCTACATGGAGGTGGAGGACAACAGGAGTCAAGTGGAGACGGAGGACCTGATTCTGAAACCCGGGCTGGTGCACGTCATTGACATTGACCgcggggaagagaagaaggggaaagaccCGTCTGGAGAGGTATTGTCTTCGGTATGA
- the Aqp4 gene encoding aquaporin-4 isoform X1 — protein MSDRAAARRWGKCGHSCSRERIMVAFKGVWTQTFWKAVAAEFLAMLIFVLLSLGSTINWGGSENPLPVDMVLISLCFGLSIATMVQCFGHISGGHINPAVTVAMVCTRKISIAKSVFYIAAQCLGAIIGAGILYLVTPPNVVGGLGVTTVHGNLTAGHGLLVELIITFQLVFTIFASCDSKRTDVTGSIALAIGFSVAIGHLFAINYTGASMNPARSFGPAVIMGNWENHWIYWVGPIIGAVLAGALYEYVFCPDVELKRRLKEAFSKAAQQTKGSYMEVEDNRSQVETEDLILKPGLVHVIDIDRGEEKKGKDPSGEVLSSV, from the exons ATGAGTGACAGAGCTGCAGCGAGACGGTGGGG TAAGTGTGGACATTCTTGCAGTAGAGAGAGGATCATGGTGGCTTTCAAAGGGGTCTGGACTCAAACTTTCTGGAAGGCGGTCGCAGCAGAATTTCTCGCCATGCTTATCTTCGTCTTGCTCAGCCTGGGATCCACCATCAACTGGGGCGGGTCAGAGAACCCCTTACCTGTGGACATGGTCCTCATCTCCCTTTGCTTTGGACTCAGCATTGCTACCATGGTGCAGTGCTTTGGCCACATCAGTGGTGGCCACATCAACCCCGCTGTGACAGTGGCCATGGTATGCACGAGGAAGATCAGTATTGCCAAGTCGGTCTTCTACATTGCTGCACAGTGCCTGGGGGCCATCATTGGAGCCGGAATCCTCTACCTGGTCACACCTCCCAACGTGGTGGGAGGCTTGGGAGTCACCACG gtTCATGGAAACCTTACTGCTGGCCACGGGCTCCTGGTGGAGTTGATAATCACATTCCAGTTGGTGTTCACTATTTTCGCCAGCTGTGATTCCAAACGGACTGATGTCACCGGTTCAATAGCTTTAGCAATTGGATTCTCCGTCGCAATTGGACATTTGTTTGCA ATCAATTATACCGGGGCCAGCATGAACCCAGCCCGATCTTTTGGACCTGCCGTTATCATGGGAAACTGGGAAAACCACTGG ATATACTGGGTTGGACCAATAATAGGCGCTGTGCTCGCGGGTGCCCTTTACGAGTATGTCTTCTGCCCTGACGTGGAGCTCAAACGGCGCCTTAAGGAAGCCTTCAGCAAAGCTGCACAGCAGACCAAAGGAAGCTACATGGAGGTGGAGGACAACAGGAGTCAAGTGGAGACGGAGGACCTGATTCTGAAACCCGGGCTGGTGCACGTCATTGACATTGACCgcggggaagagaagaaggggaaagaccCGTCTGGAGAGGTATTGTCTTCGGTATGA